Genomic window (Pongo abelii isolate AG06213 chromosome 4, NHGRI_mPonAbe1-v2.0_pri, whole genome shotgun sequence):
aattattttcttctgatttttattttttctatttcgcTGTGAATTCGTCGCCGGCGTGAATTATCCCGTATTTTTCTCCCCCTTCCGTCACCTCCCGAAAGAAGAAGGCAGCGAGAGCCCGGCGCCACCGGCACAACAAAAAGAGCAAAGTGTGTGATCTTCCTCGCCGGCTGCCTCCCGCTCTCCAGCGCTGCCTTCCTGAATGGCTGGCTGCGTCCGGCCCTGGACCTGGCCCCCCGACACCCGCGCGCCCTGATCGCCGCCGGCAGCCTCGCCCAGCGCCCTGCTCTGCTCACCGCGCTCCCCGCACTCCCGAGCCCGGCGAGGGCTCCCGCCGGGAcagcggcggcggcgcgggcggCCCCGGCCTCCGCTCGCGCTCCGGCTGCGGCCCCGACTCCTGCTCGGACTCCGGCCCGGGCCCCGGCTCCTCCAGCGGCGCTTGCCGCAGCAGCTCCGGCGGCAGCTCCAGCGGCGCCTGCAGCCGCGACCTcctcctccgccgccgccgccgcctccgcccTCGCCGGCTTCCTCTATGTCGGCTCAGCCCGCGCGCTGCGCGTAGCCCGAGCGGCCGGCGGGCGGGCGCCCGGCGCGGGTGAGCGACtgtgtgtgcgagtgtgtgtgtgcgcgggGGTGCGGGCGAGGCGGAGGGCGAGTGTGTGCGCGCGCCGTGGCCCATGCCCGCCGCCCCCGGCGCTGCGCCCCGCGCCGCTCCCGGCTGCCGCCTGTGCCATTTCTGATTTTGCAActtggggaagaagaaaaaagcgaGAGAAGGGAGCTTGCTCGccggggggtggggaggggggaaggagagCGCGGCCCCCCCAGGAACGGAGCGCGGGGGGAGCGGGCGAGGGGAGCAGGGGTGTTGGGGGGGGAGCCTGAGAGCCTGGGGGGgctgcaaaaagagagaaagaaaacagcaggAACCACAACAAAACGCCAGCAGGGCGGGCGGGCGCGCAGCAGCAGCGGGGCGGCCGAGGCAGTagcagcggcagcggcggcggcggcggaggcaGCGGCCGGTGCCCGGCTCGGGCTCGGCTCCTGCGACCCCGGGGCGCCCGGCGggccccccgccccctccccctccccccttccccttccccttcccctcccagcGCGCCCGCGCGCCCCGCGGCCCTCGGCGAGCAGCTCGGCTCCCCCCAGCGCTCCCCGGGCCCAAAGATATGGCAATGGTAGTTAGCAGCTGGCGAGATCCGCAGGACGACGTGGCCGGGGGCAACCCCGGCGGCCCCAACCCCGCAGCGCAGGCggcccgcggcggcggcggcggcgccggcgagcagcagcagcaggcggGCTCGGGCGCGCCGCACACGCCGCAGACCCCGGGCCAGCCCGGAGCGCCCGCCACCCCCGGCACGGCGGGGGACAAGGGCCAGGGCCCGCCCGGTTCGGGCCAGAGCCAGCAGCACATCGAGTGCGTGGTGTGCGGGGACAAGTCGAGCGGCAAGCACTACGGCCAATTCACCTGCGAGGGCTGCAAAAGTTTCTTCAAGAGGAGCGTCCGCAGGAACTTAACTTACACATGCCGTGCCAACAGGAACTGTCCCATCGACCAGCACCACCGCAACCAGTGCCAATACTGTCGCCTCAAGAAGTGCCTCAAAGTGGGCATGAGGCGGGAAGGTGAATAtttcttctctgcttctctcccCGCGCTTCGCCCGCCTCcctggctctttctttctttctcgctcGGATGGTTGCTGTGTGGGGCTGGGGCTCCTGTGGTCCCGGCCCGTCCCAGCTTTCCTTCTCCCGGCTGCCTTCCTCCCCCGGCGTCTCCCCCCGCCCTCCCCAGCTCGCTGCCGCTGCCTCCCCCTCCCGGCCTGCGCTCATCTCCCCGGCTCCCCCACCCCGCCCGCTGCCTGCTCAGGATTGTGTCCCTGAGATCGTGAGCTGTGGCTTAAAATCCCCTTCTTCCCTCTGTCTTGGATGTGCTCGGTGTGTGTCTCTTTACCGCGTGTGCGTGAGGCTGCTTGGGGCTGTGCTGGCATGAACTTGGGGAGGGGTGCTTATTTCCCCCAGAAAactctgtttctgtgttttttttcattccacttttcccTCCACCTCTTCATACCCTTTATTTAAAATGggggagggctgggggctggagTACCCTGAACCATAGATTCATTGCTGCCATCATCCTTTTGGAAGCTTAGCTCGGAAAAAGAGGAGTGAGATTTATTGCACTTGTAGGTCTAATTAGGGGGGAAGGGGGGCTTCTGGCCCGTTCACTGGTTCCCTCTCTTCTTCACGGAGCTGGGGCCGCCTCCTCCAGAGCTGTGGCCTTGTTTTCACCCCTCTACTTTGAAAGGAAAGTTTGTGACTGAACCGTGCTTTCATAgttgtgtcattttttttaaagcatgatactcgttttatttcttcatcaaaCTCCACCCTCTGCTTAAATACTGCATACAAATTACAATTTACAACGGCATTTACCGATCCTTCTGATTTGGCCATAATGCATAGACTGCAGCTGGCATGAGCTTCCACATCATTTAATCCCTGTGTtgtatgggtttgttttttttaaaaaaaaacacaacttttgattttgtatttggaTATGCTTCATGTTCATGTGGCAAGAGATGCAGtacttttcttataaatatatttagccGTTTAAAGTTAAAGTTTATCTCTTGACAATCATTAAAGATGTCTTATAGTCAAATTAGCGAACCAGTCAATTTTGCAGAATGCAGATTACTCCTTCTTGTAATtgactttaaaattatattttatatgccacaagaaaagaaattgaattccTTCAGATCTCAAGGAGCAGACAAATATGACTACTTCATTTCTAGCTCCAGGGAGATTTTGTaggcatctgaaaaaaaaaaaaaaaaaactttgaattgTACTCTCACTTAATTGAAAAATAACTGCCAAGTTCAAAActataattagaaaaaagtattctAGCCATTATGTTTCAAGAGCTTCAATTGCACTGGAACTTGCATTAAAATTAGAATCAAAGCAAACTTAAGAAAATAGAGCAAAACCTGAAATAAGACAGCTACATGTACATGAACATATCTATATTAATTTGTTGGGGGGAGAGTTCAGTAGCCCTAACTTTTCCTAAAGTTGTCTTTGTTAATATGGCAATTTAAAACGCTGGCACTGTTGAAGTAaaacatacacatttaaaaaaaaaaaaaaaaaactttggtcaGCTTTAAGAACTCAAAGCATGCTTACGTTTTGCATTCAGATGGTTAATGAATCCAGTGTTTTTGCAGTTGAAAGCTCGTGCATTCACTGGGCAAAAGCTGGCTGCAGGTTGCAGTGGCACCGCGCAGGACAGACATTAATTAAATTTCCTACTTTTTTCAATAATGTTTGGCTACTGTAAGTTCaacttttttccttgaaaattttcaattttctgttgcttttaatAGTGAGAACTTTGTATGGGGCGacggggaggaggggagaagggaggggtgcAGGATACTTGTTCTCTACTCAAAAGTTGTAAGTGGTTAGTAGGATATGTAACTTGTGTCTATTTTAAGAATTATTCTATAGCATTTTAAGAGAATGTGGAAACATTTTATCAGCAAAACGCTGCTTGCTTGCAAATGAGGAGGCCGCTAGGCATTTGCCTAGAACTACAACCTTTCTCCGGTTTCGCCTTTTTTTtaaccctgatttttttttttttttccattctggaGGGGTGAGTGGGGTTTCATTTATCTGTGTGTTCACCCGTGGTGGCTTAAGGATTGGATGACACTTTCTTGACCTTGCCAGGGTTGGGGCCCTGGAGTCAGGCCTAGCTCCGGCGGGGCTGAGGTGGCCAGGGGCTCAGGCAGTGGCTGGACACATCGAGCTGTGGAGCTGGAGGGCCTCACCCCAGATCTCCTAGCGGTGTGGACTGTGAGAGCGAGCCGGAGAAGATGCGCGGGGCGCGTGTGGCTGCGGGAAGAGCTTCTGCATTGTGTTGGGTACGCTGCGGCGCGGCAATGTTCGCAAGCTCCCTGGATGCACAttgcctcttttctctctttctttttgtcagCGGTTCAGCGAGGAAGAATGCCTCCAACCCAGCCCAATCCAGGCCAGTACGCACTCACCAACGGGGACCCCCTCAACGGCCACTGCTACCTGTCCGGCTACATCTCGCTGCTGCTGCGCGCCGAGCCCTACCCCACGTCGCGCTACGGCAGCCAGTGCATGCAGCCCAACAACATTATGGGCATCGAGAACATCTGCGAGCTGGCCGCGCGCCTGCTCTTCAGCGCCGTCGAGTGGGCCCGCAACATCCCCTTCTTCCCGGATCTGCAGATCACCGACCAGGTGTCCCTGCTACGCCTCACCTGGAGCGAGCTGTTCGTGCTCAACGCGGCCCAGTGCTCTATGCCGCTGCACGTGGCGCCGCTGCTGGCCGCCGCCGGCCTGCATGCCTCGCCCATGTCCGCCGACCGCGTCGTGGCCTTCATGGACCACATCCGCATCTTCCAGGAACAGGTGGAGAAGCTCAAGGCGCTGCACGTCGACTCGGCCGAGTACAGCTGCCTCAAAGCCATCGTGCTGTTCACGTCAGGTGAGGCTGCGGTCGCGGGGAGGGCAGGCCGCGCCGGCAGCGAGCGCAGGCCCCGCGCCGCCAGGGCCTGGCCTTCGGAGCCTCTCGCGCGGCCGGTGTGGGGCGGGCCGGGTCCTTGCTGGacactgagcctggcccaggTCTGTGACCCCCGCGCGGTGACCGGCCGGCCGCGCCGCTGCCATCTTGGGAGCGCGGCGGTGCGGGAACAGAGGCGGCGCGGGTGCGGCCGGCGGGCGGCCGGGCCTAGTCGCCCGGACCCCTACGTGGGGCCGCGGCTGCCGAGGATGTGTGTCTGAGGCGGGGGGGCGGTGCTGTGGATCCGTCTGGctgcgcgcgcgcgcgtgtgtgtgtgtgtgtgtgtgtgtgtgtctgtctgtgtgtgtgtctgtgtgtggtgcgTGTTATGTGTGAGCCAGAGCTCAGCGTTTCTGGGGGAGGCGAGGGAAGGAAGAGAACGTGGGAATGTGGCTTCTTACCCTGTGTGGCACGCTCCTTGAATGAGTTTCCcaacacagagagacacagagagaggtgGAAAGAGAAGAATACGcacaaataaatcataaataatcCCGCTTTATCGCTGCCTGATTTTCCCTTATCGGAAACCATTCATGTTTGCAGTTGCTGAGGTTATTGAGGGTCGTAAAAAACGGATTCGATCTaaacaagaaagataaaaaacaaaagcaatgctGTAGAACCCACAAGTATGGGAGGGTTCCCCGCCTGAAGATGAATTCCAAAGATATGCAAAACACATGAACGTTGGAAATTTAACAGAGTGccttaaaaaatatcaaattatgTGTAGACAGTGGTAACATGCATGTTAACAATTTCTCTTATGATAGATGGTTCAAATTAACTTCCAGGAAAGTGCATTAACGTTTCCTTTGAAGGGCTCTGGTCTGAACCTCTGAGAACGTTGCCCGCTTTTTATTATTGTAACCTGTAAGAGGGAAACATATAAACACCCAGGACAGCAGGTAATggggagaaatagaaacaaagcCAGAGAGGATGCTGGTGGGAAGTAGTGCTGCTTAGACTGGGTCTTGGGCCCTGCCCACTGTGAGTAGGGTTAGCTGCAGTTTTACCACCATTAATGGCAGTATTGTTTTTAATTCCTCCATTCGGAGAACAAATAAACCATCCTAATAAATGTATCCTAGAGCCAGGCTTTCCAATGGCCAAATTAAAACCATTCTTGAAGAGAAATAGCAAAATCCCTTTCATAAGGCCTTGTTGAACAGTAAGCAATGGTATAATCTATCAATATTTCTTGGCTTTCATGCGTGAAGAAtcgtatttacattgtattaaaatCACTCTTAAATTTGCACAATATTGTAATGTAGCAAATGTAGTATTAATATCGATCTGAACAGCAGATAATTTATTTAGACAAGAGCATCTCATTTGTATGCAGGGTGGCCAGAGCAATGGACTTGGACTGCCCCCCTTTTACTTTCAGTGCAAATGCAGGTCTGCTAGTGAGAAAGGGAGTTATTCTTTCCGAGAGGATAAAGTGCAAACCttaaaacaaatggaagattTATGGAATAGCCTCCTCCGTGTTTGAATGCATTTTATCTTAATAAGTCTTCTTGATGGAAACGTGTTTTTCAAAAGTGACAAAGAGCCTGGGAAGCAGCAACCAGGCTGCCTCAGCTCTGGCAGGCCTGGGGCCTGGCTGGCTCTCTACTACCAGGCTCTTTAGCCAAATTCGTCAGGAAGCAAGCCAGTGTCAGGGAAGCTGGGGTTTGAGAATCTCATCCAGCGAGGTGTCTTGAAGCAGAAATGTGACTTGGAACTGGACATTGTCTTCTTAGGAAAggtctctcctctcttttccttacACCCCCTAAGGTTCTTTGAACCCCCTTGACTTTGCTAATCTCATGCCCTTTCCCAGAGAGAGGTGAGGACTGTGCAGGCTGCAGGGAAACATTGTGGAATTATTCATGCTTTCCTTTTAACTTTCCATACTAAAACATTCCTGTGAAAAGtgttcatttaaaaagttttccacGGAAGTTTCTTGAATCAAGTCTTCAAGGTGCAAGGAGTGCCTAGAAATGAACAATAACATTATTTTGTTGGAAAATTGCAAGCAGAATATCTGAAAATGGAAATAGAGCTGTCAGTAGTAATTCACCTCCCCCCTCCCATGCAACACATTTCCACTTTTGACTAAACTTGTTTTGATTGCTAGCCAGAAGGGAATTCATGGGAAGCCTTCTCAAAGTCATCCAACTTTTAAGCAAACTTTGAATGATGGAAAAGACAGTTTTAGACATATTGTCCAATGTGGTTTGCTTTGGCTAAGTATTTGAAGCTGGCATGGGGGTCCCCCGTGATGGTTTTCACATTTGGCCTCCGGATGGTATGTTTAATCCTTAATATTCTGGACTGCATCCAAGGACTAGGTCATGACCtgaacttactttttaaaaaaattcattaattcataCACCTAAATATTCCTTCAAATAAACGAGACTTTCTCTGAAAGGAGCCATCTAGTTAACATAAATACAATAAATCCATTTTCAGCACAATAATAACTTTGATTTCTAGTTATGGCAGCTGATTACATCTATATTTCCTGAACACTAAACTCTTCTGAATGCACAACATGAAATACATTCTCTGCACTGCAAAGGCTAAGCCAGGAGGGCCTGAGCagtaatgattatttatttacataatttcttTTCCATACACTGTAGAAGAAATATTAAGAGTTCCCACATTGACACTACCGTATAAAAAGTGTGACATGGATTTTGCACATTCTGCCTCATTTTCTTATCTGGGGTATAACTCATGGAGCGtaaatatatactgtattataCCCCCTGGTCACCTAGCTTTGTCACCACAACCCCCTAGTTGATCTGGGAGCTCATACCTTCTGTCCATAGTTGGGGAATCCCGTTGCAAAGGGGTGAATGAATTTCCAAACTGGGAAGCCAGGCCAGAACCAGAGCTCTTGCCGGAGGGAGGCCACAGAGCTAGCTGGCTGGTACCTGGCAGGCAGGCCCAGCTACAGGCATTCGCCTCCAAAGGAGGGAAGAAATGGAAGCAACCAGCACAGGACCCAGGCAGGCCTTTTCTGGGCTTCTTGTCTCTCTTGGAGCGGCCTGTTTGGGAGTTGGGAAGTGACCTTATACTCCAGGGACCCTAATCATAAATGTCAGATGGATATTTTACTGAGCTGAGGGGATGCCATAtggatcttgaaaaaaaaaaaaaatctgccggGGTACCAAGGggtccttttcacattgcattgtcTAGGGCTGAGAATGATCCATAAGCATCCAGgcagataatgcatgtaaagcaaGTTCTATGTAATTATGGGTCTGGGTCTGGGTGAGGGTCATTCATCAGGGCCAGGTTAGCAAGCAGGGCCAAACTCACGGTCCCCTCTCTAAGCAGGAAAGCCCCACAGAGCTCTTGCTGCCCTGGCCCTGATAGCCATAAAGTCTCATTTGGCTTCTCAAATCAGACCAGTGTGGATATACCCAACTGGCTGGCTGGAGTAATTAGACATCTGAGAGGAACCTAGTCTGTATCTGAGGTCAAAGGGGACTTGCCTCAGAAGTTTTTGAATTATCActagttttatttgtatttttgctcGAGGCCATAGCCTTGTAGATGAAGGTGTTAGAGTGCTTTGTAAATCCAAGTTCTTGAAATATAAGGTCATAAAGCTCAGAAACTCAGCAGACACAGGTTTCGCTTTGAATCATTTGTTGTGTCTTCTTAGGGTCACACTTGCCCATTCAAAATTATACAGTGTCATTTTGGGGGCATTGCCATGCATGAATTTTTTCCCAGATCTATATATTAGCAAACTCTGCCTTTGATCTCTAGTCAACCTCCTGACTGGCTAAGGGTCCTCTGTGatcttcctgttttttttaatatttattattaatataagaaaCAAGTGGGTATTTGAACTAGGAGAGGATACCTTTACTCCATTCCTCTTATTCCATCTTTCCCTCCCTATGCTTGCCTCTAGTTAGTTGATATAGTATAATCTGCTGTCCTGAATTACTTTTAGAGGACCAAGAAGGGCCTTGGTTGACATGAACTAAGCACACAGATTTTGAGGTGCTGTCATTGTGCGGAGGTGCCTTTTTCTCCCTTGGTCCTGCCACCAAAAGCTTCTCTCCCCCAAGTCCCCCCTCAACTCCCCACCACCCacatcccccccaccccccagttctgaagcagcagcagctgctgcctgTAGCCTAGCTTTGTGTCTGATTGCTGAAGATGTCGCCTTTCTGCAGCCTGGAGTAACTGAGTCATATTCTTCCTGATTATTATACAGCTTACAGAGATGTGACCAATTTTCAATTACTTGATCTGAGGTATAGATAGAAGTGTACACCCTCACCAAGGATTTGCTGCAGAGTCCTTTCTTGCATAGATAATGGATCTCAAATCCTATATTGCTAAAGCATGGGCTTCATCTGATTCCAGGCAC
Coding sequences:
- the NR2F1 gene encoding COUP transcription factor 1 isoform X1; translated protein: MAMVVSSWRDPQDDVAGGNPGGPNPAAQAARGGGGGAGEQQQQAGSGAPHTPQTPGQPGAPATPGTAGDKGQGPPGSGQSQQHIECVVCGDKSSGKHYGQFTCEGCKSFFKRSVRRNLTYTCRANRNCPIDQHHRNQCQYCRLKKCLKVGMRREAVQRGRMPPTQPNPGQYALTNGDPLNGHCYLSGYISLLLRAEPYPTSRYGSQCMQPNNIMGIENICELAARLLFSAVEWARNIPFFPDLQITDQVSLLRLTWSELFVLNAAQCSMPLHVAPLLAAAGLHASPMSADRVVAFMDHIRIFQEQVEKLKALHVDSAEYSCLKAIVLFTSDACGLSDAAHIESLQEKSQCALEEYVRSQYPNQPSRFGKLLLRLPSLRTVSSSVIEQLFFVRLVGKTPIETLIRDMLLSGSSFNWPYMSIQCS
- the NR2F1 gene encoding COUP transcription factor 1 isoform X2, translated to MFGYSVQRGRMPPTQPNPGQYALTNGDPLNGHCYLSGYISLLLRAEPYPTSRYGSQCMQPNNIMGIENICELAARLLFSAVEWARNIPFFPDLQITDQVSLLRLTWSELFVLNAAQCSMPLHVAPLLAAAGLHASPMSADRVVAFMDHIRIFQEQVEKLKALHVDSAEYSCLKAIVLFTSDACGLSDAAHIESLQEKSQCALEEYVRSQYPNQPSRFGKLLLRLPSLRTVSSSVIEQLFFVRLVGKTPIETLIRDMLLSGSSFNWPYMSIQCS